The Astyanax mexicanus isolate ESR-SI-001 chromosome 12, AstMex3_surface, whole genome shotgun sequence genome window below encodes:
- the LOC111189882 gene encoding TOG array regulator of axonemal microtubules protein 1: MTCPNVYTRSPPPVTATQPVVVNKPPAYNSPGSRIPILDRRRKLRPLQAVVQPVNNMAAHSIITDKPAQVERAVRKKPSKIRAAPQAIGKGQGLEQPLVPPSLTNEDPINRPEEALGQALGLLQDEEWERKVEGLRLVRALAEHHSEVVLPELHYVCKAVIAEVKNLRSIVSRDAITTMAHLFTHLQHNMDSEVEGAAHTLLHKAGETSLFIRQGVELALSTMVHHCSPGRVLRGLLDGGLRHRNRLSRATTALSLVRLLQVVGVSRVLTGRKNLASEFIPAVSTLAFDADQNVRAHARAALRYLGSHKDAERAVEKYVQLRDQSQVKKLLHN; encoded by the exons ATGACCTGTCCAAATGTATATACACGATCTCCTCCGCCTGTCACTGCTACCCAGCCAGTGGTGGTGAATAAGCCCCCGGCCTACAATTCACCAG GTAGCAGGATACCTATTCTAGACAGGCGGAGGAAGCTGAGGCCACTCCAAGCTGTGGTGCAGCCCGTTAACAACATGGCTGCCCACAGCATAATAACGGACAAACCAGCACAGGTGGAGAGAGCAGTCAGGAAGAAGCCCAGTAAGATCAGGGCAGCTCCTCAGGCCATTGGGAAAGGTCAGGGACTGGAGCAGCCACTGGTGCCACCATCCCTGACCAATGAAGATCCCATCAACAGGCCTGAGGAAGCTCTCGGCCAGGCACTAGGTCTGCTGCAGGATGAGGAATG GGAAAGGAAGGTCGAGGGACTGAGGCTTGTGCGAGCTCTGGCTGAACATCACTCTGAGGTGGTGCTGCCAGAGCTCCACTACGTCTGCAAAGCCGTCATCGCGGAG GTGAAAAACCTCCGCTCTATTGTCTCTCGGGACGCCATCACCACTATGGCGCACCTTTTCACTCACCTGCAGCACAACATGGACAGTGAGGTCGAGGGCGCTGCTCACACCCTCCTTCATAAGGCTGGGGAAACCAGCCTTTTCATAAGGCAGGGTGTGGAGCTTGCCCTCAGCACTATGGTGCACCACTGTTCGCCTGGCCGAGTCCTGCGAGGCCTGCTGGATGGTGGACTCAG ACACAGAAACCGGCTCTCCAGGGCCACCACTGCATTGAGCCTGGTGAGGCTCCTGCAGGTGGTTGGGGTTTCTCGTGTGCTGACTGGCAGGAAGAATTTAGCGAGTGAATTCATTCCTGCCGTCAGCACACTGGCGTTCGATGCAGACCAGAACGTCCG GGCCCATGCTCGTGCTGCACTGCGGTACCTGGGTAGCCACAAGGACGCAGAAAGGGCTGTAGAAAAATATGTCCAGTTAAGGGACCAATCACAAGTGAAGAAGTTGCttcacaattaa